GTATCATAGTTTCACAAAGTGCGTGTATGAAATTTAGGTGGTCCTTGATTGCTGGACGGCTTCCAGGACGAACAGACAATGAAATCAAGAATTATTGGAACACCAACATTGGAAGGAAACTTCAAAATGGTGGTGCAGGAAGCACTTTAAACACAAATATTCAACAAGATCAAAACGTTAAAGACCAAGAGTGGCACTATGATAAGGGTTCGTGTCTTGTTCAGACAAAAGCAACAACGTGGACTAATAAGGTCACAGTCACCAATGAAATTAGTCGACACAATGAAGGGATTATAATTAAGAGCAATGTTATCGGTGATAACAAAATGAAGGGTTTTCTATTGTCTCCATCTAAAGAGAGTAACAATGATCCAGTGTTGGATTTCATGGCAGATCTTGAGATGGATGGAAACTTCTTCTCGGAGCTCATTGAGATGGATTTGCCGGAATCATCTTGTCAAGAAAATAAGATATTGGAAGATAACGGTAACCCTATCATGGTTGATAAAGTCTACTTATCTCCAAAATCATCCAGTGATACCATCCACTACCCTTGGGGTGATTCATGGTATgatacaaattttgattttttaccaGTGACAATTTTTATGGAGTCCGGATTTGATTGGCTctgaagtaataaaaaaaagtaagaaaactATATAGACTAAGTTgagtgtgtgtttggattactttttttaatattttttttaagaaaatgtttttggGTGAAAATGTCTCTTTTGATTGTAAAATAGACTAATGTTGCATGCGTATATAATTTTTCGTATCATTAACATTATATGATGAAACTCAGGCAGCATCTCGATCAAGTTACATCTCtttgaataaaacttgatttAGTTTCAATCCTTAAGCCACTTCATTTGTATTTtggattttaaattatataaacgtGCTATCTTTTGCACCaagttttaaattctttgtatcaaata
This region of Glycine max cultivar Williams 82 chromosome 7, Glycine_max_v4.0, whole genome shotgun sequence genomic DNA includes:
- the LOC100804950 gene encoding transcription repressor MYB6 isoform X2 yields the protein MRRSPCCSKEGLNKGAWTALEDKILTEYINIHGEGKWRHLPKRAGLKRCGKSCRLRWLNYLRPDIKRGNITNDEEALIIRLHSLLGNRWSLIAGRLPGRTDNEIKNYWNTNIGRKLQNGGAGSTLNTNIQQDQNVKDQEWHYDKGSCLVQTKATTWTNKVTVTNEISRHNEGIIIKSNVIGDNKMKGFLLSPSKESNNDPVLDFMADLEMDGNFFSELIEMDLPESSCQENKILEDNGNPIMVDKVYLSPKSSSDTIHYPWGDSWYWNPLTYVG
- the LOC100804950 gene encoding transcription factor WER isoform X1, with product MRRSPCCSKEGLNKGAWTALEDKILTEYINIHGEGKWRHLPKRAGLKRCGKSCRLRWLNYLRPDIKRGNITNDEEALIIRLHSLLGNRWSLIAGRLPGRTDNEIKNYWNTNIGRKLQNGGAGSTLNTNIQQDQNVKDQEWHYDKGSCLVQTKATTWTNKVTVTNEISRHNEGIIIKSNVIGDNKMKGFLLSPSKESNNDPVLDFMADLEMDGNFFSELIEMDLPESSCQENKILEDNGNPIMVDKVYLSPKSSSDTIHYPWGDSWYDTNFDFLPVTIFMESGFDWL